One part of the Aurantibacillus circumpalustris genome encodes these proteins:
- a CDS encoding toxin-antitoxin system YwqK family antitoxin, giving the protein MKQFNITINFDDYTVKTQMLSHAKDISVNNDRTYMWYAAQKIIETKGGYDGKLIHGTYRSFFLNNQLKEQGQIKYGLRNQEWKYWYADGKLKEVINWKKGVKKGSYYLYNDYGQLMAKGKFKEDKLNGWFYTYGPNGKFVDKKKYKKGDEVQTKVKTKKRFKLKLNFFKKKKKKEVIEEKPKEDKKPFFKRLFRKEKEAAKPETEIENKIITS; this is encoded by the coding sequence ATGAAGCAGTTCAACATCACTATTAATTTTGACGATTACACAGTCAAAACACAAATGTTAAGTCATGCAAAAGATATATCAGTTAATAATGACCGCACCTATATGTGGTACGCTGCACAAAAAATAATTGAAACCAAAGGTGGCTATGATGGGAAACTAATTCATGGTACCTACCGATCCTTCTTCTTAAATAACCAACTCAAAGAGCAAGGTCAAATTAAATATGGTCTGCGCAATCAAGAATGGAAGTACTGGTATGCTGATGGAAAATTAAAGGAAGTAATTAACTGGAAAAAAGGCGTAAAGAAAGGTTCGTATTATCTGTATAACGACTATGGCCAATTGATGGCCAAAGGAAAGTTCAAGGAAGATAAACTGAATGGATGGTTTTACACCTACGGTCCTAATGGAAAGTTCGTCGACAAAAAGAAATATAAAAAAGGAGACGAAGTTCAAACTAAAGTAAAAACAAAAAAGAGGTTTAAATTAAAATTGAATTTCTTTAAAAAGAAAAAAAAGAAGGAAGTTATCGAAGAGAAACCAAAGGAAGATAAGAAACCATTCTTTAAACGTCTTTTTAGAAAAGAAAAAGAAGCTGCTAAACCTGAAACGGAAATAGAGAACAAGATTATAACATCTTAA
- a CDS encoding AAA family ATPase encodes MAEHVQKPIDYNHAIAWLGLQGKNKFGSHFTLHVEDLPVIHKLLIYFLKDSEMAFKHDINLQKGILLAGPIGCGKTSLMTLLKLYQPVKNRFVIKSCRDISFEFIKEGYDIIQKYSHRIINSNESIVYCFDDLGSENSLKFYGNECNVMAEILHSRYEFFIITNQLTHVTTNLSASEIEQCYGNRVRSRMREQFNLVAFDPKSPDKRK; translated from the coding sequence ATGGCGGAACATGTGCAAAAACCAATCGACTACAACCATGCCATTGCTTGGTTAGGATTGCAGGGTAAAAATAAATTTGGATCGCACTTTACTTTACACGTTGAAGATTTGCCAGTCATCCATAAACTTTTAATTTACTTTCTAAAAGATTCAGAAATGGCATTTAAACATGATATTAATCTTCAGAAAGGTATTTTGTTAGCCGGACCAATTGGATGCGGTAAAACATCTCTAATGACTTTATTGAAATTGTATCAACCAGTAAAAAATCGTTTTGTAATTAAGTCTTGTCGTGATATAAGCTTCGAATTCATAAAAGAGGGTTACGATATTATTCAGAAGTATAGTCATCGTATCATCAATAGCAATGAATCCATAGTGTATTGTTTTGATGATCTGGGATCGGAGAACAGTTTAAAATTCTACGGCAATGAGTGTAACGTTATGGCTGAAATTTTACATTCAAGGTATGAGTTTTTTATTATCACGAACCAATTAACTCATGTTACCACTAATCTCTCTGCAAGTGAAATAGAACAATGTTATGGTAATCGAGTGAGGTCAAGAATGCGTGAACAATTTAATTTGGTTGCATTTGATCCGAAATCACCTGATAAAAGAAAATAA
- a CDS encoding transcriptional regulator: protein MNYIKHLSGFFDKVSKDDRLNPTHVSLYVSLFQFWNACRFSNPISISRNEAMKVSKINSKATYHKCMRELNDFGYLSYQPSYNPFKGSLVYLFNFQPAVNKVNKQPKIETSPELALNGYHTKNETSTELALNKHRTSSEQALVSYINNTNIINNTNSINKTKQQTRVNAKKENTLSKINNDLKFISNEKLKKKKSVQKENGAKQKKEKSSAKKEKVSITFDEGRKYRIEPDFATEGFKRPLLPEIKTYFEENRWSAVEAQKFYNHYQSIGWLVGRKIPMVDWQASAHKWILNSNKFEENKSASTKLSKNSVDKNYNEPL, encoded by the coding sequence ATGAACTACATAAAACATCTCTCCGGTTTTTTTGATAAAGTAAGCAAAGACGACAGGCTCAATCCAACACATGTGAGCCTGTACGTCTCCTTGTTTCAATTTTGGAACGCTTGTAGGTTTAGCAACCCTATAAGCATTTCAAGAAACGAAGCCATGAAGGTTTCTAAAATTAATTCAAAAGCTACCTATCACAAATGCATGCGTGAATTAAATGATTTCGGTTATTTAAGTTACCAACCTTCTTACAATCCTTTTAAAGGAAGTTTGGTCTACTTGTTCAATTTTCAGCCAGCTGTTAATAAGGTCAATAAGCAGCCTAAAATTGAAACTAGTCCTGAACTAGCTCTGAACGGGTACCATACTAAAAACGAAACAAGCACTGAACTAGCTCTGAACAAGCATCGAACTAGCTCTGAACAAGCTCTGGTATCATATATAAACAATACAAACATTATAAACAATACAAACAGTATAAACAAAACTAAACAGCAAACGAGAGTAAACGCAAAAAAAGAAAACACACTCTCAAAAATCAATAACGACTTAAAATTTATTTCAAATGAAAAACTTAAAAAAAAGAAATCAGTCCAAAAAGAAAATGGAGCGAAACAAAAAAAAGAAAAAAGTTCCGCCAAAAAAGAAAAAGTCTCCATCACCTTTGACGAAGGACGGAAATACAGGATCGAACCAGATTTTGCCACAGAGGGATTCAAGCGGCCGCTTTTGCCAGAAATCAAAACCTACTTTGAAGAAAACAGATGGTCTGCCGTTGAAGCTCAAAAGTTTTACAATCACTATCAAAGCATCGGTTGGCTGGTAGGCAGAAAGATACCGATGGTTGATTGGCAAGCCTCTGCTCACAAATGGATCCTCAACTCAAACAAGTTTGAAGAAAACAAAAGTGCTTCGACCAAACTGTCAAAAAACTCGGTAGACAAAAACTACAATGAACCGCTTTAG
- a CDS encoding helix-turn-helix domain-containing protein, with protein MAIDIVTKEDLQLFRAELIKEIKLLVNPNTQTKKWLKSPEVRELLGISPGTLQNLRINGTLKFTRVGSIIYYAMSDIQKVLDKNEVDNSNGRGL; from the coding sequence ATGGCAATCGATATTGTAACAAAAGAAGATCTTCAACTTTTCCGAGCGGAATTGATTAAAGAAATTAAACTATTAGTAAATCCAAACACACAGACAAAAAAATGGCTTAAGTCCCCAGAAGTCAGAGAACTTTTAGGAATCTCTCCAGGTACCTTGCAAAACTTACGTATTAATGGCACACTAAAATTCACACGTGTAGGTAGTATCATTTATTACGCAATGTCCGATATTCAAAAAGTACTGGATAAAAACGAAGTAGATAACTCTAACGGTAGAGGTTTATGA